One Acropora palmata chromosome 2, jaAcrPala1.3, whole genome shotgun sequence genomic window, AAGTTATACTAGAAAGTTCAAGTCCTTCCCTCACTAACTCTACCACCTTACCCACTCTTTCCCTTTCGTCATAAATAATGACCACAAATACAATCGCTTAAGCAGCGCGAAAATGCGATGATGAAAGTCATTCATTCCAATCCGCATTccaaatacatggaaaattcggaggcagcgtggccgagtggttagtGCGCCGGACttaaaatctggagatcccgagttcaagtccgGCTTTGACCaatagctggatttgttcgaggtagtccctggttcaactcctcggctgcgcttgtacatagccaactggtctgcctccagccagttgggattcttaacttgttaagttcatttcagttgtttgtttcattggccctgaaaagcccgaGCGGGGAGTGGTCAATTATCTCTACAGCTTGTTACCACCTTGAAACAAACTGCGTTAGCGCGGTGCGGAGAAACATGACAGCAACGTAAGATTAACTGCACAAATCTTGTTAAAGGCATAAGAAACCATGAGATTCTTAATTACTTCTGTACATTTATGAACTATATGTTGATCCCAAAATAATTGCCCAAAATAGTTTATTGCCAAAAGTCGCTAAACTACTATCTATCACAAAGGTTGGAACTTCTCTTTCAATCGGTAGCAACACTTGGTTAAAAGGTTCCGTTATCCTGAGTGAGGCTCCAGTTTTGACAAACGAAAATGAGATAACCGAGGTCCAAAATTTAATTGTGCCCCTGTATTTCccaaaatttaaaacatgaTTGACCATCAGTGTGCTTTACTTTTAAGTACTTAAAAGTACCCAAAAAATTGATAGCAAGATATAACCTCGGTCAGCCTTTCGGAAGAACTATTTCCTCAAGAGAAAACTATAGTAAGTGaactttgccttttttctttaagaatGGCACCTTCTTGTGAagaggacgcattatccgCCAGGACGATCTTGGGCCTCTTGATTGTCTGGTCATTCCTCTGTGGTTTAATTAAAGACGGGAAATGCATGGACGCCTTTAACGTGAAGACGAGCTATATTTCGTTTTACGTCTTAGACGGCGCTCACCGAAAGATCATTTGTCTAAGCGTATTATTCTTCTTCTGCCCGTCtttataggcgaatctttgctgacgtcattgtttacatttttgctcattagcatacgacttacctaatagaagcagtggccgtatatatgagctaaatgcaaaagttgaaagagctgatcaagttgagcaatttgtgcaattttcagctctttgcaagcagtattgaaggaaatatcagatatcaaaaactgcgaaattgctgtgtggcaaaaaagttaatgagccgtacatcccctgtaaaatttcgagtttttagaagagaatttctccgaaaccatgcgatgaattggactcaaattttcagagaaaacttaaactgttattccctttcaatattcagagtttttattttattagagtcatcagatagtgataagcatatgttaatgaggcaaaaagtgcaaacaaagattcgcctatattAGGGACACAATTAGACGAATAGAACAACAAATGCTTGCCAAAGTTCCTTCTGGTGGATAATGCGTCCTCCACTGTGAAAATGACCAATGACAAAGCTTAAATGGTAAAGTCGATTTTTCAATAATCTTCAGCACGTATTTGCTGGTTGATCaaaaaaagaagtatttcAAAGACAATATAAACAAGCAGTTCCATGTAGGCTTATTCCAGGCACGACAGTAATTAGCATAACGTGATAACAAGACGCCTATGGTGGTAAACCGCGCGATACGTTTATagctaagctaaaaattttccaaacatAAGAGGGTCATCGCGACTAAGTCAAGTGTTTGAGGAATACAATTAACTCACTCTATGACTGTTCCTCTGTCGTTTGATGAAATCTCGGAACAGCGGACAGGTTGTCGGTAATTTTCTTGATTGTGCCGCTGCTATTTTTCTGTATCGATAAAGTCCTTTGCACTTCTTTCATGATTGAAATGAGATCCAGTGTTTGCCAGCGCTTGGAAAGAACTTCCAGAATAGTGCCCTCAACATCTTCACTTCCCACATACTCCACATGAAGAGTTTCAGGAAGGTTTAAATACATCCAAGACATCGAAATATGAGTGACCAGAAATTTTGGTGTAGTTGGAAATGATGCCAACTTCTCCATGATAATGCCCTTAATCCGATCTTGGAAGCCTGTAAGCGTCGCACCCAAGGAGTCCCTACCTACCTGTGCTACGTAGCTGTGGTACGTCATAAAACCCCCGGCATAATGCGTAGCAGGGTTAGTACAAAACACCACAAAAAGAGATTCATCATCtgtaacaaaaaagaaattaaataaaacaaaccaaaattgCAGAGGGGATAACCACTTTTTAGCGACAAGTGTCTTATTAACATCTCCGTTGTTATTTGACTCAGTCTACTGAACACCCATTCATGAGAGGGTACATGGTTTTTAAATGGGTTCTTGGGCCACATGTTGGTCTGATCATAGATTCTCTACTGTGTACcaaagaagaataaaactGAGTTGTTTTTCACTGTTCTGTGGATAAAACTATTCCACTTGACAGTTTCGAACCTCGTGGCTCAAAAGAGACACCTTTAATTTCTTCGTTTCTTTAGCTAAGTTTGTTATCTGCTTTGCAGAGACCACACTTAAATGTATTTGTGgtatttttttcaaggttACCCGTGTTTTTCGGGGTAAAGCTGTCTCGTGACTTCTGACGCCACAAGTTTATTGCATATGTCTGTTGAGGAAAATATTCCCTTGCCTTTTCTAGCTTTTCCTGTTAACGCTTTGGGTTGAGCGAGGCACCTCTCTCAAGAACACAAATGCACAGAAACCAAAAAGACATAATTATCTTGGTAAATTTCCAGTATTTAGGTAAGACAAAACAGCCATTGTGTGGCTTTTTGTACATCGTTCAGATTTGTTTCTATGGAAGTGTCaacaaatataattataaataaataaaaatcttacCTCTTTCTTCATTCCATAAGTCATCGACAGCACGTGAAGTATCAGCCTCAAGttttttcatctgtttttGCAAATTTGCATTCACCTTCTTGAGTTTTTCTTCGATTTCGTTTTTTCGCTTTCGCAGTTCTTGAAGTCTCTGAATTCCCGTTGTCAAACTTTTAGGAAGGAATCTCTTGAGAGTAGGTTCATCAGATTTGTATCGCCGTTCCTCGTCTTCTTTTTCAGTCAGTTCCACGTGTAGTTCCTGCAGCTGCTCTTCAATTTCGTTCCTTTGCGCTGGTAGGTTTCTTTCTTCTATTTCCAGGTGAAAGACTCACAATGGAATTCTATAAATTTCGCTGCCTGGACAGATcttctgaaaaatttttttgatcGCTACAAATGTGTTTTCTCCATCACCAACAAACACAATTTTCACCTTGCTGTGAAACGTTGTTGGCCGGTTACTGTTACTCAGTGACCTGGTTATTTCATTCATTGGCAAAGCAGGACGAAGAGCCCGAGATTTTATGGCCTTCTCCAAAAGTTCTACGAGATCATAAAACTGCAGGGCGCGACAAACATCTATGGCCAACTTGATGGGGGTATCGGGGAATAACTTATCAATATTTACAATTTCTTCAAACGCGGTGTCAGGGTAAGGTTCCGTCTCAAGGTTCTCTAGTCCAAACGAGCGATAAAACTGATCGCATGAAACTTTATCCGATCGAAGTCTTGTGATGAACTCCCCAATAATTTCTTTACTAAGGTCTTTCAAACAAGGccctaaaagaaaaagtactGTTAACTTGAGAACAGTGAGCCCCTCCCAAGGGAAAGGCGTTTATGTTCCCATTTTTTGATTTTATCCCTTGTTCTTCATTAATAAAACCACTTGTGCCCTAAATATGTTAAGCTCAAGTTCCCTTGATCCCAAAAACTTTTGTGCTGTTCCCTTGATCGCCtagtctcctacgcagccgttctttgtctcgtcacgcaacgctcctccccacgttcgtggggaggagcgttgcgtgacgagacaaagaacggctgcgtaggagactaTTGATCGCCAAAAGTGTTTGTCAATGTTGCCAATattcttttgcttgttttaccTGTttatagtaaaaaaaaattataattgaAAGTAGATTAGTGCTTCCTTGATCCCAACAAACTAATTACTCATGGTTCTTATTGTAAAGGGAATCAGTTCTCGATTTCtctttttatcctttctttaaaaatgtttatttcaaagacaattagttattttttgttaGCATGACGGAAGGTTTGGGTGCATTTGAGATTCTCAGTTCTGGTAAAATGATAGCACTGCTATTCAGGTGATGAGGTatgcaggaaaaaaattggggcAATTCGTTGAGAATGGGATGGGGAGGtgatatttaaatttttttagttCCGAAGTTAGCGAGCAAGGACCCCTGTACGAGCAAACGAACGAGAGGTTTAGGGGAGTTTCCCACGCTTCAGTTCTCACGCTAAAATTTGATGCAAGAGCTGGAGGAGTCGAAAAGCGCAAAATATCTTGGGAGCTTCTTGTTGCAGGGGGTGTTCTTCCCGAACCTTCATTCTGTTGTTTTATTCTATGAACTAGATATATTACTATTCATTGGATTTCGCTCTCCTGGATCGTGATGTGTTCAGAAGATAGTGCTATCAACTTTTTGGATACCTTAGGTGGAGTGGAAAGGTCACAGTAAAGACACCTTTTGAGGTGCGAAACAATGACAGAACTTTTATGTTGTGAAGAGTAAAATTCCTTTTGCTTTTCAATAATAGTCCTAATTTTGAATTGCTGTCCAACTCTCAAACTGGGGACAGGTGTTCATGAAACTTTTGTACGTTGTTCACTTTTGATGGTGGATGCAGTTGGTTTTCCCAGTATTGACGGAACTGTCAGCACTTCACCCCTTGGCGTTAGTTATGGGCATGTAAAATGCCTCTCGTTCGCTAATAGCGTCAACTAATAGGTTTGGTAGTCGGTGCTCTGCAAAGAGAAAGCTTTTGTTCTTACCGCTTGGCTCCTCCAGTGCTAAGTGTGCTATGACTTCCAATTCCATCGTCGTCCGATGTTCCTGTTGTCAAACTGCGTGTATCCTCCGTATTTTCCAAATAATTCTGAACGAAAGCCATCCTCGCCTCATTTAAGTATTTTGACTGCTTCTCTTCGATATCGTCGCGAcctttataaaaaaaatcatagcTACATCTATTAAATGAAAACGTGGCAAGAGTTGGCTCTAATTTCACACTCAGAACGACAGAAAAACATTGTTTACTCTGTGCATACAACTAGTCACTATAGGCATCGAGAGCCTTTTGCGAAAGTCCCATTCGAATGTACCATAATATGAGCCAATTGACACTTGAAGATCTTCTTTCCTCTGTCGCGACACCGTGATTTGCTGGTAGTCTCCGATAACAAACGTATTGTCATCTTTCTTGTAGTCTGCCTTCGTTTCAACGTTCGCTTCAAGAATAGTCACGTGCGCTTCTCGATTGTCTCTTTTAATTGATCTTGATGCCGGAAACGGTGAATGTCGAAGTTAGTTGAAGggattttcattgaaaatttacCTGAGCGTGCGAAGTTGAATGGTGACGCGTGTTGTTGGCGACCCGAATATAACAACGGTGGCTTTTTAACTATTAAAGTGGGATCATCTCAAACATCTAAAGGCACCTAAGGGACCTGACAACTAAACACTCGTCTCTGTTTCTCACTAATTTAGGAAAAGGaccaaaataattgttaaattattAGCTGTATGGCATAACCACCATAACCGTATCATTCTAGTGCAAACGTGGATAGCGATAAATTTGACCATATATGCAACTATCCATTAGCATGCTATCTTGAGCTGTTCTTTGCAAAAGTACTAAATTTAGGCTCAATTACCTTCTTGATCCACGTTTGTCAGGTCTTTAAGGGCTTCCCTGTATTCCTTTTCATCGATGTACACAGATACTACCACTTCTTCTCCATTCGCCAGTTGTCGGATGTCATACGTCACCAAGAACTCTTGAAGATCTTTCTGCAGTCTACCAGTACTGTATCGTTTGTATAATTCCTCAAGAGCCAAACTGGTTTCAGCCCGAACCATGAAGCACACAGACCCCTCACTTATGGCACGCAATACATTTGATGCAGGTAAGATTGCAACCGTGAAAGCTTGAACAAAATCATCAACAGTGAAGCATCTGCGCAAGATCAATCCAGTACCAACGAGCAATACCACACCACTAAGCGTTCGAAAAGTACAGCGGAGTCGAACTTCTGTTGGCCAAAAAGATAATTGGTGTAATTTCTGAAATAGCGAACTGACAGAGTAATTCAAGCCATTCCAACTTGGTCACTTTTATAGATACAGGTTTCTGTGTGGCACTTAAAAAAATTCGATTCCTTTAGTTTTCGTTgcctaataatatacatgaaaaaatttctccattctgattggttaagagcagtgcagtttttttttttaaacagagcagaaaagagttaattcagtgcaaaaagaggtaaaaaaccaagcattctgattggtcaatgatcaaagaacctcacagatggccaatcaaatattttgctttcaaatcaagcgcacgcatATTATTAATAAGCTCGGtccgcaaatgacactacgcggacgcaaataaacaatattcccgaaaaaagtcatgtcattatcattattataaataaacaaggccaaatgatatcaagaatgcgagttttaataatacaagctaagtgaataacgaattcaaagtcagttcaaatcatcatgtaagtgttgattGAACAAGCTATTAAAGAatcaactcagtccagtgaacttatttaaaattaccgaaCAAATGCTTAAAATCATCTAATAGGTATATCACAAAGTTAACCTTAAAATTGTGTCTAtgctggtaacagaatcatcacaaagttaacccaaatctgagttttgactgcTAACTTCCATAAtcacaactatatcaaaattctcgaatctgattggtcaccagcaggcctgatttcagccgtaattgtacagttgtacgcgtcatgcgcttgtaattggacagttgtacgcgtcatgcctgagtaattggacagtacgcgtcatcgagctcgcgctagttgcacttgaatggcttttttttcggcacgtagcttagaagttgaatatataaaccggtcaaatagtttaaaccactgtcatattcttctcgaattttgttatagttatgattaattagtaattggacttcgtgtcgtacaattcaggcagtaatcgtgctcgtaatttcaaatcggccttgcgcttcgcgctcggccgattttgaaattactcgcccgattactgcctgaattgtactccactcagtccaattactattactaatcgtaactatatcaaaattctcgaatctgattggtcatcagcaggcctgatttgagccgtaattgtacagttgcacacgtcatgcgcttgtaattgtacagttgtacgcgtcatgcctgagtaattggacagtacgcgtcatcaagctcgcgctagttgcacttgaatgggttctttttcagcatctagctgaggccccgtttatatggagaaaagttgtcccggatagaagggttacccgcctacccgagctaccctgggcgagccaacttttcatacatttccttacaaaacttggcgaaccgtttacatgagaaacaaaaagttggctcggctagaagggtgacccggctagccgggttacccttttgcgatggtagggtcaccctcctagccgggtcaacttttctccatataaacactttggctcgcctagccaGGTCAACTCGGttaaggagagacgatcagagcatgcgcgagctctgttgttattggaaagttagctcttggctcgggcagaggggtcaacatttttctcatataaacgcgcggtaaagttgactcggctaggagggtgaccctcttgcccgggacaacttttctccatataaacggggcctcagaagttgaataaatcaacctgtcaaatagtttataccactgtcatattcttctcgaattttgttatagttacgattaattagtaattggacttcgtgtcctACAATTCAGAGAGAAATCGTGCTTGTAATTTTCAAATcgtaattttcaaatttcaaatcggtctcgcgcttcgcgctcggcctattttgaaattactcgcccgattactccccgaattgtactccactcggtccaattactataaCTTACTTCAGTTTTCGCTCGGCGACGATTCGAcgactgaaaaaactgcagttcaaatcattggttaaaatccatcggatgatgaagcaagaaccaatcagctgtagagctgataatgcattagcagCCCTCTGTCAGTCTTTTGCGGCTCACAGAGCGTATGTTTTGAAGAGGtcgattttctatttggccgcgtatattgataataataagtaatcaaatgatttttctcgtgcaatttggagtaaataagcacttgtaaatttgtaagatcccaaattgcacgagcccgtagggcgagtgcaattttgttagtctttgaaaaatttactcgtgcttatttattccaaattgcactcgaaatcatgtgattacctatacaaacaCGGATGGAACACACATTTCCACTCAGTATCAAGTTACGTATTAAAATGTCAATCCATGACAAACGGTGTAACGTAGCTCACTCTTAACAAAACGGTGTCtgctatttatttatctattcTGTGcttataattgtttttttttcttgctcacCTCGTATTATCCTTTGAGTGGCAGCTCTTGCGGACGACCAAACGGCTGCTTCTCGGGCTGAAATGACGAGTGTATATAACAAGTAATCATATTACCTACTGAGTTGTCTATGGTATTTTCGTCCAACGCTACAGTTTATCTGATGTGAACATCTAAGTTATCCGCAGAATGTATAGTGAAGTGATTTTCTTTGCCGATAAAAACAACTGCGTTAACATGAGCTCTTAGTTAGGGTGCGCACCTTACAACTGTAAGTTGGAACAGAATGATCGCAGACTATCCCGCACGCCCTCCAGACGTCATCTGAGGTTCCCGTCCTGTTTAATTTCTAAATCAGCCTAATGTCAGTTTTAGAACTGTAATTGTTGAAACCATTTAGTCCAAataaatagactattttaGCAACACAACAGTGTGGCAAACTTTACCTCAACCGTACGTTCCTGTAAACAAAGTTTAATTTAAGTTACCTTTTCGCCTTTCTTGTGTCTCGTCTTCGATTCGACGTTTCTGAAACTCTGTCAGTTCAGACAGTAGCTCATCGTCATTCAGTTCGGTGAGAATTTCCCTCAAAATTTCAAGGCAGTCGATTCcgagaaaatttttttcctccaaGACTTGAACTAGTGACCGAACATCGTGAACGTcgtttcttctttcttctggTATCCTCCTTACTCTGGCGACGATAGACATCAGCCGTTCCAAATCGTTGAGTTCTTCGAGCACACTAACGACCCTTGCAACTAACTCCTTGTATTCTCTTCTCGTGCTCTCAAACTTGTCAATTTCTTCTCTAAGTCCCCATTCTTTCACAGCTCTCAGAAGATCTTTAACCACGTGCAGATAATCAACCCCAAGAGAACCACTCTCTTCCAATTTTCTTAGCAAGGAGAGCGTGTTATGAATATCCTGACCGGTTTGATGCCCTAGTTTCTCTTCGCATATGAAGAGTATATGTTCAAGAGCATTGATTTCATCCAGTCGCTTGCTTATGCGAAACAGCAAACTCTTGTACTCAGCTTTAGACATTTCAACTTGCGGTTATATTGTCTGTATGATTTCTCGTCGAAAGGCTCGATTTAACATGGTTTCGCTTGAAAACGGAAGTATTCGTCACGCAACGGTGATTACTTACTGCCCCTTAGCCTATAGCAATACCATCTAACAATGCGTTTTTATCACATAAGGAACGTTATCAAGCCAAGTTTTACAGTTTGGTACAGATAATTATCACTCCTTTCAGTTGGATTTCCATAGATCACTTATAAAAGGGGCAACTGACAGACTGTGTGAAGAAGCACCTTTCACTCTATTAATAAACTTATCACAATAATGCACAGCGACGAAAGATCACACTTTCAGGACTGACATTTACAAGaatttacaacaaaaatacCATACAGAAACTAAAATAATTCTCTTCAACATATACGTTGCCTTAGTCATCAATTTTCTCAATTCGGTCAACCCATTTTATCTTTAGTtgtgctgttgttttttctccTGAATGAATGCCCCTTCTCTCAGCACTTTAAAGTTTCTGACAAGCTTAGGAATGTAGTCTTctcttaattatttttctagaGCTCGAAGAAAGGAAAACCTGATCCGGTTATTCAGCCAGACGACAACTGACACCGTAAATTACAAAATGCATCGAGTGGGAAATTTGATGACGATCATTCAATAGTTTTGCTTGGTGTTAAgaatcctcgcagttatgagctTTGCTTAACTTAACTTAACTTAACTTTGCTGATTGAGTAAAATCATGCTCAAGAATTAGCTTGAAGAGAGAACTTTTCATGGCACTGTTGGGTGATTTTCATTATGATAGTAATTTTTGTTCGTATCCGTTACCTCGTGACATTGCTAACGCGAACATCTTTGCGGAAAACATGACAAGATGCATCGCATTAAACCAAACCGAACCACTCGACCCATGAAATAGGGAACTCAGAAAACCGCTAAAGTCTTGCGcaaaaacttatttttcaaCTCGCATACTCTTGATCCTTACGGAACTGATGGACGCTTTCTATTCAACTATTATATaactatttttatttcctaaaattgtgaaaggaaaaacagacCAAAATGGGCATCATTtgcaaaaaggtaaaataattGTATCAGTGGGTTGTGACTGGTACACTGCTAGCAAATGgcct contains:
- the LOC141873277 gene encoding uncharacterized protein LOC141873277; amino-acid sequence: MKKLEADTSRAVDDLWNEERDDESLFVVFCTNPATHYAGGFMTYHSYVAQVGRDSLGATLTGFQDRIKGIIMEKLASFPTTPKFLVTHISMSWMYLNLPETLHVEYVGSEDVEGTILEVLSKRWQTLDLISIMKEVQRTLSIQKNSSGTIKKITDNLSAVPRFHQTTEEQS
- the LOC141873275 gene encoding uncharacterized protein LOC141873275; protein product: MSKAEYKSLLFRISKRLDEINALEHILFICEEKLGHQTGQDIHNTLSLLRKLEESGSLGVDYLHVVKDLLRAVKEWGLREEIDKFESTRREYKELVARVVSVLEELNDLERLMSIVARVRRIPEERRNDVHDVRSLVQVLEEKNFLGIDCLEILREILTELNDDELLSELTEFQKRRIEDETQERRKAREAAVWSSARAATQRIIREVRLRCTFRTLSGVVLLVGTGLILRRCFTVDDFVQAFTVAILPASNVLRAISEGSVCFMVRAETSLALEELYKRYSTGRLQKDLQEFLVTYDIRQLANGEEVVVSVYIDEKEYREALKDLTNVDQEGRDDIEEKQSKYLNEARMAFVQNYLENTEDTRSLTTGTSDDDGIGSHSTLSTGGAKRALFERP